CGCCACCACCGGAGATATATTCTCCCGGCAAACAGGTTCGTGTGATTGAAGGTCAAATGGAGAAACTACTCGCCGGAAAGTGCTACAGGGAAGTCTGGTTTGGTGTACTAGTctcatttttcttgttctttgtaTTGCTTTGCTTTGATTATTCAACTTCAATATTGGATGTCTACCATGGGGTCAATTTTTCAGTCATTCACCATGTTCGTCCATTCTACATCAAAGATTCGTGTTTCGGCCGCTACATTTACATCCACGATCATCTTCCCGCACGGTTCAACTTTGATCTCCTCGCAAACTGCCATTCTCTTTCGACAGGGAGCAAGTCCCTTAGTGATCAAGGTGCTAATACTAGTGACAATATGTGTCCTCACCTTGTGAATTCGGGTCTTGGTCCTCAAATCGAAAAACCCGGAAAGGTTTTGGCAAACAAGAGTTGGTTCCTCACCAATCCCTACTTGTTAGAAGTTATATTCCACAACAAGATGAAGACGTACAAATGCTTGACGAACAACTCCGATCTGGCTTCGGCCATTTATGTACCGTCCTATACCGGCCTCGATGCAAGTCTCCATCTGTGGGATTTTGATCTCAAAGTCAGGGACGCTTCTGCGAAAGATCTTGTGAATTGGCTTTCGAGGAGGCCCGAGTGGAAGAAAATGTGGGGCAGAGATCATTTTTTTGTTACCGGGAGGACTTCTTGGGATTTCAGGAGGACCTCGGACAATGGTTCTGATTGGGGTACTAATTTGAGGTTTTTGCCGGAATCGTTGAACATGAGTATGTTGTCGGTTGAAGGAAGTTGTTGGAGAAATGACCTTGCTATACCGTACCCGACAAACTTTCATCCTGCGAGCGACAGTGAGGTTGTTCAATGGCAGAACAGAGTGAGGAAGTACAAAAGGCCTCACTTGTTCTCTTTTGTGGGCGCGCCGCGGCCTGGCATGCAAAATTCCATTCGGGGCAAACTCATTGATCAATGCCAAGCTTCGAGTAATTGCAAATTCGTGCATTGTGGTTCTCCTGGGATTAATTGTAACGACCCGGTTACGGTTATGAGGGTTTTCGAGAAGTCGGTCTATTGCTTGCAGCCTCCGGGGGACTCACATACTAGGAGATCAGCATTTGATTCTTTACTTGCTGGTTGTATTCCGGTCTTCTTCCATCCTGCGACTGCGTACACGCAGTACTTATGGCATTTGCCGGAGAAACATACCAACTATTCGGTGTTTATTCCGGTGAAGGAAGTGGAAGATTTGAAAGAAGGCATGATTGAAAAAACATTGCTTCGAATTTCAAATGAGAAGGCATTGGCAATGAGGGAGGAGGTCATAAGGCTGGTACCAAAGCTGGTGTACGCAGATCCTAGGTCGAGATTGGAGAGCGAAGACGCGTTTGATTCAGCTGTACAGGGAGTTCTTGAGAGGATAGAGAATGTTAGGAAGGTGATTAGAGAAGGGAACGATCCTAGCACTGGTTTTGCAGATGAGGATTGGACTAAATTCATGTTTGCTCAGGCGCCAGAACaatagaagagagagaagaatatGCAGAAATACTCATATATTCATGATTTATTGCCGTTTGCTTGTAGAAAATTATATGATGACACTGTTTTCCTTGTGAGTAATTATTCCACCAATCATAGAGGATTTGCTGCTTTCCTTTATATGCAGCGTAAAAGTGAAGTTATTATATCTTACTTTTTCATGTTTGATCATTATGATGTCTTCTGTTTCAAAGTCTCACTAAAAATCATTACTTCTTGTCCTGTGCAGACGTTGTTTTACTGCGGTCCTAGAAAATAATTACGTTCATGTATTACAGTGGGCTTAATTTTCGCTGATATACTTTCTCTAACAACTAATTGTTTAATCTGCTAACGCTATCGCTTTACTATAAAAATAATCCTTCTATTAATTCCGCTGGCTGCTAATGTCATGAGTTTGACAAAGTCATATAACAAAAACTGTTTAGCTCCTTACATTTCTACTTGTCCGTAAAACATATATACAGATAGTACTTGctaaaaacaatacaaaaaggCAAAGAATTTGATGTACACATATCATATCATGAGGATTTGAATTCCATCTACATCTTTGTGATGATTTTAGGAATTCCcacattttatttctttatcaTAAATCGTGAGactataaattattttgattttttatttaacaattaacaaaaactgatcgcataatgtataataaataaatgaagaagaatctCATCCATGTTATGATTGTTTGCTACGAAAAATGACTGACCTTTTTACATGTACTTGTTTTGCCCCAGTCATTGAATCATCGTAAGAGTACTGCATGGTGACCAAGTTGACCACTTGGGGATTGATGTCAATACGTTACTCCTTGCTTTAACAGT
This Pyrus communis chromosome 6, drPyrComm1.1, whole genome shotgun sequence DNA region includes the following protein-coding sequences:
- the LOC137738269 gene encoding probable xyloglucan galactosyltransferase GT14 — encoded protein: MEKLLAGKCYREVWFGVLVSFFLFFVLLCFDYSTSILDVYHGVNFSVIHHVRPFYIKDSCFGRYIYIHDHLPARFNFDLLANCHSLSTGSKSLSDQGANTSDNMCPHLVNSGLGPQIEKPGKVLANKSWFLTNPYLLEVIFHNKMKTYKCLTNNSDLASAIYVPSYTGLDASLHLWDFDLKVRDASAKDLVNWLSRRPEWKKMWGRDHFFVTGRTSWDFRRTSDNGSDWGTNLRFLPESLNMSMLSVEGSCWRNDLAIPYPTNFHPASDSEVVQWQNRVRKYKRPHLFSFVGAPRPGMQNSIRGKLIDQCQASSNCKFVHCGSPGINCNDPVTVMRVFEKSVYCLQPPGDSHTRRSAFDSLLAGCIPVFFHPATAYTQYLWHLPEKHTNYSVFIPVKEVEDLKEGMIEKTLLRISNEKALAMREEVIRLVPKLVYADPRSRLESEDAFDSAVQGVLERIENVRKVIREGNDPSTGFADEDWTKFMFAQAPEQ